A genomic window from Tautonia rosea includes:
- a CDS encoding sugar phosphate isomerase/epimerase family protein, which translates to MFVSCSTLCFADRPLEAALRQIAELEFNKFDLALVEGGPHLSPSEVATDPDAALHQLRRGPSLSPSALDLDFGSVDTETLQKRFEAICRFSKLLTVAVLTIPAAPIDTPLEREIERLSELARVANREGLVLSVRTHRETLTSDPSVALTLCQSVPGLGITLDPSHYVLGPHAGKNYDDLFPYVQNLHFRDTGKNPGEEQVRVGQGKVDYARIVTILERHGYNRSLTVALINHGTCSFDVEVEVRKMKLLLESLI; encoded by the coding sequence ATGTTCGTCTCATGCAGCACCCTCTGTTTTGCCGACCGGCCGCTTGAAGCGGCCCTTCGACAAATTGCCGAATTGGAGTTCAACAAGTTCGACCTGGCTCTGGTCGAGGGTGGTCCTCACCTCAGCCCATCGGAAGTCGCCACCGACCCCGATGCCGCCTTACATCAGCTCAGGAGAGGCCCGAGCCTTTCCCCCTCAGCCCTGGATCTCGACTTTGGCTCGGTCGACACGGAAACACTCCAGAAACGGTTCGAGGCGATCTGCCGTTTCTCGAAACTGCTGACCGTCGCTGTGTTGACGATCCCAGCGGCGCCGATCGATACGCCACTGGAACGTGAGATCGAGCGGTTGTCCGAGCTCGCCCGGGTTGCGAATCGGGAGGGCCTGGTTCTCTCGGTCCGGACCCACCGTGAGACCCTGACCTCGGATCCGTCGGTGGCGCTCACCCTTTGTCAATCCGTCCCCGGACTAGGGATCACGCTCGATCCAAGCCACTATGTGCTGGGGCCGCACGCCGGGAAAAATTACGACGATCTGTTCCCCTACGTCCAGAATCTTCATTTTCGAGACACGGGGAAAAATCCAGGAGAAGAACAGGTCCGGGTAGGTCAGGGGAAGGTTGATTACGCCAGGATCGTTACGATTCTTGAACGGCATGGGTACAATCGGTCACTGACCGTTGCCCTGATCAACCACGGAACATGCTCGTTCGATGTCGAGGTGGAAGTGCGGAAAATGAAGCTCTTGCTGGAAAGCCTCATTTAA